The following nucleotide sequence is from Microbulbifer sp. A4B17.
CCCGCACAGCCATCGGAATAGGCAATTACCGGACGCCCCATCGCCAGCGCTTCTTTGGAGTACTTTCCACTTTCATCCCCCTCTTTGGCAAGATGAAAAACTAACTGGGAAGTTGCATACAGCTCACGCATATCGCGGCGCTCACCAAGGAAAGTAACCCTACCTCCAAGATTCAAGTCCTGCGCAAGCGCTTCCAGTTTTTTCAGGTAGCGCAAATCATTATCTGCCAGGCGCCCTACGATCACTCCATGGATATCATCTCTTTGTGCAGCAGCCTGTGCAAACATATGTAGAAATGCTTCCTGCCCGTCACTTGCAGAGATAACCCCCGGCATCAACCACCAGTTTTTTCCCTCCAACTGGGGGTAGCTATTTAAAAGCTTTAATTGCCACTGGCTTGCCACAGGTTTTTCATTATCAAACTCGCGAATATTGATGCCGCGATAAATAATCTCTATCGACTTTTCAGTAAATCGAGTGGAGGACTTCTTCAGGTGCTCCGCAATCCCCTGTGAAGTTGCGATAATCCCATCACCACAGGCCACACCTTTATTGAAGTAGCTGTTTGACAAATATTGATCCACCAAAGGCACCAGCTTGGGGCGGCTACCTGCTGGTTCGCGCTTTAGAGCCCGCCAAGTAAGAAAGGCGGTTGAACGGCCATAAGTATGAACAATATCCGGTTGTAACTCCGCCAGAATTCTACGCAGGCGAGATTTATGGCGTAGAGACCACACTGACTCACTGATTTTGGGGAAGTTGACATGCTCGCTGCCATGAAGACGAAACCGTGCCTCCAGTGGCCCGCCGGCAGAAATCACCAGTGACTCGTGGCCTCTCTTGACCAACTCATTTGCAAACTCAAGCGCTAGAGTTGCCGTGACCCCAAGCTCTAAACTGGGCAAAAACTGTACAACCTTCAATTTGACTTCCGTGGCAGTAAACCAAAAGGTCTATTTTGACTCCATGCCGGAAATTTTCCCAGCCTGTCGTCACTAATTCACAATCCAGAGACTCTATTTCCTGAACTCGATAGCTCCCCATGGCAGCTGAAAGCGTTAGTGATAGTATTCCCAGAGGCAAACCACTCAGGACCTGACAATGCTTCACCGACAAATAAGTTTCTTGCTCACCTTTACACTGCTTCTACTCACTGCAGGGGCTTCAGCTGCCGAGACTGATAAAGGCATCTTCTGGAAAGCAACCAAAGATGATAAGACTGTTTATTTATTAGGCTCTGTGCACTTGGCAACAGAGGATTTTTACCCTCTTCGCCCACAAATTGAACAAGCCTATGCCGAAAGTGATGCAATTGCCGTCGAAGCCGATATCCTCGCCGCCGAAGGTGACAGCCTGTTACAGCAACGGATCTTGATGGAGTCTGTCTACCAGGGCGAGCGCACACTGAAGGACGAATTACCACCCGAGCTGTATAGCCAACTGAAGTCCTGGATGCAAAAGAGAAATATGCCCGAAGCTATGTTTATTCGGCAGCGCCCCGCCATTGCCATGATCTCTATAAGCATGATGGAGATGCAGGCCCACGGCCTCAATCCTGAGCTCGGTATTGATAGGCACTTCCTGCTAAAAGCCAAAAAAGATGACAGACCCATCCTGGAATTAGAAGGAGTACTACAACAATTCCAATTGCTAAATGGCCTGGATAACCCAGCATTGCTCTTCCAGCAAACCCTTGAGCAAATTGGAAATATTCCATCTTTTTTACCCAAGCTCACCGGCGCATGGAAGCGAGGTGATGAGGAAGCACTAAACCGCCTCATTATCCTCGACGGCTTGACTGAAAACCCTGAATATAAACCTCTTTACGACACGCTATTCTTTAAGCGTAATGAAAAGATGGCCGAAAAAATTGCCATGAAGGGACCGAATTACCAATCCTTATTTGTTATTGTCGGCGCTGGCCACTTGGTTGGCGATCGTAGCGTTATTGAATTCTTAGGCGACAGAGGCTACAAGTTAGAGCGTCTTTAATTCACCGTTTTGCCAATAATCTTCGGCGCAGACATTCTGCGCCCTCTCTAATACCCTCCTGCGCCCCAACCTTTTCTATTGCTAAACTCGAATAGCACTTTTTCCGTGGCCAATGACAACTCTCAACAAGAGGCGTCCAATGAAATGTTGGGGAGCATACTGTGTCATTTCAATTCTTTTATTTAACTTTCAGGTCATTGCTGATGAAGCCGAAACAAAAGGTGGGCTGAAAATCGTATCCGACGATGGGAACTTCTCCGCACAGCTTGGCGGAAGAATTCACTTCGATACTTATATTTTTGATAAAGACCTGGAAGACCCTGTCAACACAACAGACTTTCGCCGAGTTCGCCTAACAATGAAAGGCAAACTTTGGAAGTGGGATTACAAGCTCGAACGGGACTTTGCCAGTGATGGAGCAGGAGGCCTTCGCGACGTATACCTGGCAACTCAGTTTTACAACGGGAAACTCACCATCGGTAATTTCAAGCCAAGCCGCTCAATTAATGAACTTACCAGTTCCAATGACTTGGTGCTGATGGAGCGAGCATTCACTTCAGCCGCAGGAATATACAGTGGGCGGGGCCGACAACAAGGAATAGGTTGGCATACACATTGGTGTTGTTACACCCTCGGCCTAAACCTGATGAATCTCCGCGAACCGGGCGACCCGAGAAATTCAGGGTTTGGTACTGCTGCACGATTGACTTGGGCCCCAATAAACGCCCCCTTATCAACTGTGCATCTAGGTATATCTCGAAGTTACGAGAAAGCCAATCAAGACACTCCCGATATTATTGCTGAAGTTGCCTATGCAGGACGACGTGGCCCAGAGCAACTTATAGCTATCACCCCTGGCGGATCATCTAACTTCTTTGGTGAGTTCGGCGATGATGAGTTTTTTCTGGGAGACGCCGGGGGACGGGTCAACATTACCGGCTTCGAGTTAGCAGCGACTTACGGCCCTCTATTTGCACAGGCCGAGTATGCATACGGTCACTTTACAGGGAAGATATATCTCTCTGAATTGACGTATGAGGAGTTTTTCGGTTTACCACCGAGCTTTTTTTGCGATCTGTTAACCGGGTGCTTTATAGGCGGTCAGGATGTCCACGCCTGGTACATTATGGGGAGCTGGGCAATTACCGGGCAACATAAAGCCTACGATTCCAAGAAAGGGACATTCAAGTCAATAAAACCATCCCCCCCAGAGGGGGCCTGGGAAGTTGCCGCAAGATACACGACAATAGAGAATCGGGATTTCCACCAGCTGCGGGCCAGCAATTTCACATTTGGGGTCAACTATTATTTCAACCCGAAAGTCCGAGTTATGATGAATATCACTCTAGGTGACGACGACTTTACTGGAGATCAAACCAATCAATTCGCCGTGCGTTTACAAGGGGTTTGGTAGAACTTATCGAGCAGCTTAAGGAAACCCTCAAGCCACTCATTCAAACCGATTATTACCCCACTTGCTGTGCCCTGGCAGGGTCAAAAACCTCAACTTCCGCTGAAAGCTCTATGTCCCTGACCGGGTTTTCAAAACGGTTTAATGCGATATCCCGTTGCTGCTTTGCTTTCTCAACATTGGCCTCTTTTACTGGACCGTAGCCTCGAATGGTATCTGGATATTGAAGCAGCTCGACTGCGGCAGCATGATTCTGCGAATCCAATTGATCCAAAACCTTCTTAACCAACTCTTCATATTCAGATATCAGCTGCCTCTCCATTTTGCGCTCTGCGGTATATCCAAAGATATCAAGCGCCGATCCGCGCAAGAACTTCAACTTCGCCAGAGCACCAAATGCCTTATACATCCAACCGCCAAATTTCATTTTGCGGGGACGCCCCAAGCCTTTGTCGAACCGTGCCAACAGCGGGGGAGCCAAATTGAACTCAAGAGTAAAATCACCACTGAAATTTTCTTTCAGTGATTCGATAAATCGGCTATCGGTGTACAGGCGGGCCACCTCGTATTCATCCTTGTAGGCCAGTAACTTCGCGTAATTCCGCGCAACGACCTCAGCCAACTGTAGATTGCCGGGCACTTTTAAAATCTCGGCAGATTTCACAGTGTCTACCAGACTGCGGTAACGGTCGGCGAGATCTGCATTCTGATAACCGGTAAGGTGCTCCACCCGATGAGCAACTAACGCTTCGAGGGTTTTCGGTACCTCCACCGCAGCTTTCTCAGGGGTGAGCAGCTTATCCAACGCTTTTCGATTTTCTGCTGCTAAACGTCCTGCAGCAAATCCCTGCAAGTTACCCTCCACAGCTACACCATTTATTCGAATAGCTTCAAGCAAAGAGGCTTCAGTCAGCGGAATCAGCCCTTTCTGCCAGGCATATCCAAGCATAAAGATATTTGCGGTGAGAGTATCCCCCAAAGCGGACTTGGTCAGGCGATGCGCCTCTACAGAGCTAATTTCATTTACCGCTCTGCTGACTGTGTCTAAGACTGCCTGGGGTGAATGCACGTCTTCACGCCCGAGAACTGTTGCCGCCGTCGGGCTCAAATGTGTATTCACAACCGCACGGCTGTGTGACTCGTCCAGTTTAACAAGACAGGCCGCGACATTACCCGCAGCAATCAAGTCACAGGCCATCAGGGCATTGGCGCGACCGTCAGAAATACGCACCGCCTGCAAAGCCTGGGGATCAGCCGCAAAGCGAATATGTGAATAAACCGCCCCCCCCTTCTGCGCCAACCCCGTTTGGTCAAGTGTGCTGCATGCCTTGCCTTCAATATGTGCAGCCATCGCTAGCAGCGCACCAATGGTCACAACACCGGTACCGCCAACGCCAGTGACCAGGAAATTATAAGGTTGTTGTAATTCCGGCAGCTGAGGCGAAGGCAACTTGGCAGCTTCAGTTCGCAACACATCGCCGACCCCAGCCCCCTTGGCAATCTTGCCGCCTTTTACCGTTACGAATGAGGGACAGAAACCGTTGACACAGGACATGTCCTGGTTACAGCCGGTTTGGTTAACCCGCCGCTTATCCCCCAGTGCCGTCTCCACTTTCTCCACGGCGATACAGCTCGACTGCTGGACACAATCCCCGCAGCCCTCACAGACCAGCTCATTGATAAATGGGCGCCCTTCAGCTTTTGGAAGCAATCCGCGCTTGCGCTTGCGACGCAGTTCGGTGGCACAGGTCTGGTCATAAATAATGACTGTACAGCCTTCGACTTCGCGCAGCTCATTCATTACGACAGGGAGGTAATCCCGGTGATGTATTTCAACTTCACTGGGAAAGGAAAGTGCACCTTTATATTTGCCCGGGTTATCCATCACCAGAACAACTTTCTGCACCCCTTCCGCCAAAACCTGACGGCAGATCATATCCGGCGCCAACTCCCCATCGTGGGGCTGGCCACCGGTCATGGCAACCGCATCGTTAAACAGAATTTTGTAGGTGATATTGACTTTGGCGGCCACTGAGGCGCGAATAGCCAGAATGCCGGAATGGAAGTAGGTGCCATCCCCCAGGTTTACAAAGACATGTTTTTCACTGGTAAACGGCGCCTGCCCTACCCAGTTAACACCCTCGGCACCCATCTGGGTGAAGGTATAAGTTTCCCGATCAAGCCACTGGGCCATATAGTGGCAGCCAATACCCGCCAGGGCCCGGCTTCCCTCTGGCACCTTGGTGGAACGGTTGTGGGGACAGCCGGCACAGAACATAGGCAGGCGCGACACACTTGAGCCCACCTGCTGGGAAATCCGTTCAGCCAGTGCATTGAGGCGCATCAAGCGGTGCTTACCGCCCTCATCCAACTTGCCCTCCCCCAGAACAAAGCCCAATACCTGGGCGATAATCGCCGGAGACAGTTCGCCATAAGCCGGCATCAGCGGTTGGTCACTATCATCCACTTTGCCGAGAATACGCGGAAAATTCGGGTCCTTAACGTGGACGTTATACAGCTCCTCTTTCAGCTGCACTTCCATCAGACTTCGCTTTTCTTCGAGCACCAGCAGCGTATCCAGGCCTCGGGCAAACTCCTGGATACCCGGCACATCCAACGGGTAGGTCATACCCACCTTGAGGATTCGAATCCCGAGCTGCTTGGCCTTTTGCTCATCGATACCCATATCTTCGAAGGCCTGCATCAAATCCAGGTGGGCCTTACCGGTAGTGACGATGCCGAGGCTCGCCTCAGGGTTTTCCAATATCACCTTGTTGAGTTTATTGGCGCGGGCAAAGGCCAAAGCTGCGGGACGCTTGTAGCGCCACAGGCGCTCTTCCTGTTCGAGGGGGTTATCCTGCTTGCGTATATTCAAGCCACCCTCCGGACGCTCAATATCCGGGTAGTGAAACTTAACCCGCTCCGGATCCACTTCTACAGTTGCAGAGCTGTCCATATTTTCTGCCAGGGTGATCATTGCCACCCAGCAACCGCTAAAACGCGACAGCTCCAGTCCGTAGTGGCCATAATCCAGTACTTCCTGCACGGTTGCAGGGTTAAGTACCGGGATATGCATATCGACAAAGGCAAATTCAGATTGCCCGGGATAGGACGATGATTTACAGCCGTGATCATCACCGGCAACAATCAGCGCACCACCTTTGGGAGAAGAGCCCGCCGCGTTGGCGTGTCGAAACGCATCACAGGATCGGTCGACACCCGGCGTCTTGCCATACCAAATACCACAGACACCATCTACTTCTGCGCCCTGAAACAGCCCCACTTGTTGGGAGCCCCACACCGCTGTCGCCGCCAGCTCTTCGTTCACCCCGGGCTGAAAGCGGATATTGTGCTCATCGAGCAGTTTTTTTGCTCTGGATAGCTGCAGGTCATATCCACCCAGGGGTGACCCCCGATAACCGGAGATAAAAGTCGCGGTGTTGTGACCGCGATCCCGGTCCATTCGCATCTGGTCTATGGGTAAGCGCACAAGGGCCTGGATACCTGAGAGGAGCACGCGGCCCTTGAGCATGGTGTAGCGGTCGTCCAGTGAAACCTGTTTTTTTACCTGGGAATCCGCAGTACCTAGAGG
It contains:
- a CDS encoding TraB/GumN family protein, whose product is MLHRQISFLLTFTLLLLTAGASAAETDKGIFWKATKDDKTVYLLGSVHLATEDFYPLRPQIEQAYAESDAIAVEADILAAEGDSLLQQRILMESVYQGERTLKDELPPELYSQLKSWMQKRNMPEAMFIRQRPAIAMISISMMEMQAHGLNPELGIDRHFLLKAKKDDRPILELEGVLQQFQLLNGLDNPALLFQQTLEQIGNIPSFLPKLTGAWKRGDEEALNRLIILDGLTENPEYKPLYDTLFFKRNEKMAEKIAMKGPNYQSLFVIVGAGHLVGDRSVIEFLGDRGYKLERL
- a CDS encoding glycosyltransferase, whose translation is MKVVQFLPSLELGVTATLALEFANELVKRGHESLVISAGGPLEARFRLHGSEHVNFPKISESVWSLRHKSRLRRILAELQPDIVHTYGRSTAFLTWRALKREPAGSRPKLVPLVDQYLSNSYFNKGVACGDGIIATSQGIAEHLKKSSTRFTEKSIEIIYRGINIREFDNEKPVASQWQLKLLNSYPQLEGKNWWLMPGVISASDGQEAFLHMFAQAAAQRDDIHGVIVGRLADNDLRYLKKLEALAQDLNLGGRVTFLGERRDMRELYATSQLVFHLAKEGDESGKYSKEALAMGRPVIAYSDGCAGEVLQKYFPDGLVRRGDMTALVELSLNLVSRPSTLNSQDFSYAVAADKTVVFFQGLLN
- a CDS encoding OprO/OprP family phosphate-selective porin, which gives rise to MKCWGAYCVISILLFNFQVIADEAETKGGLKIVSDDGNFSAQLGGRIHFDTYIFDKDLEDPVNTTDFRRVRLTMKGKLWKWDYKLERDFASDGAGGLRDVYLATQFYNGKLTIGNFKPSRSINELTSSNDLVLMERAFTSAAGIYSGRGRQQGIGWHTHWCCYTLGLNLMNLREPGDPRNSGFGTAARLTWAPINAPLSTVHLGISRSYEKANQDTPDIIAEVAYAGRRGPEQLIAITPGGSSNFFGEFGDDEFFLGDAGGRVNITGFELAATYGPLFAQAEYAYGHFTGKIYLSELTYEEFFGLPPSFFCDLLTGCFIGGQDVHAWYIMGSWAITGQHKAYDSKKGTFKSIKPSPPEGAWEVAARYTTIENRDFHQLRASNFTFGVNYYFNPKVRVMMNITLGDDDFTGDQTNQFAVRLQGVW
- a CDS encoding indolepyruvate ferredoxin oxidoreductase family protein — protein: MTEKVTSPLGTADSQVKKQVSLDDRYTMLKGRVLLSGIQALVRLPIDQMRMDRDRGHNTATFISGYRGSPLGGYDLQLSRAKKLLDEHNIRFQPGVNEELAATAVWGSQQVGLFQGAEVDGVCGIWYGKTPGVDRSCDAFRHANAAGSSPKGGALIVAGDDHGCKSSSYPGQSEFAFVDMHIPVLNPATVQEVLDYGHYGLELSRFSGCWVAMITLAENMDSSATVEVDPERVKFHYPDIERPEGGLNIRKQDNPLEQEERLWRYKRPAALAFARANKLNKVILENPEASLGIVTTGKAHLDLMQAFEDMGIDEQKAKQLGIRILKVGMTYPLDVPGIQEFARGLDTLLVLEEKRSLMEVQLKEELYNVHVKDPNFPRILGKVDDSDQPLMPAYGELSPAIIAQVLGFVLGEGKLDEGGKHRLMRLNALAERISQQVGSSVSRLPMFCAGCPHNRSTKVPEGSRALAGIGCHYMAQWLDRETYTFTQMGAEGVNWVGQAPFTSEKHVFVNLGDGTYFHSGILAIRASVAAKVNITYKILFNDAVAMTGGQPHDGELAPDMICRQVLAEGVQKVVLVMDNPGKYKGALSFPSEVEIHHRDYLPVVMNELREVEGCTVIIYDQTCATELRRKRKRGLLPKAEGRPFINELVCEGCGDCVQQSSCIAVEKVETALGDKRRVNQTGCNQDMSCVNGFCPSFVTVKGGKIAKGAGVGDVLRTEAAKLPSPQLPELQQPYNFLVTGVGGTGVVTIGALLAMAAHIEGKACSTLDQTGLAQKGGAVYSHIRFAADPQALQAVRISDGRANALMACDLIAAGNVAACLVKLDESHSRAVVNTHLSPTAATVLGREDVHSPQAVLDTVSRAVNEISSVEAHRLTKSALGDTLTANIFMLGYAWQKGLIPLTEASLLEAIRINGVAVEGNLQGFAAGRLAAENRKALDKLLTPEKAAVEVPKTLEALVAHRVEHLTGYQNADLADRYRSLVDTVKSAEILKVPGNLQLAEVVARNYAKLLAYKDEYEVARLYTDSRFIESLKENFSGDFTLEFNLAPPLLARFDKGLGRPRKMKFGGWMYKAFGALAKLKFLRGSALDIFGYTAERKMERQLISEYEELVKKVLDQLDSQNHAAAVELLQYPDTIRGYGPVKEANVEKAKQQRDIALNRFENPVRDIELSAEVEVFDPARAQQVG